Genomic window (Streptosporangium brasiliense):
AAGGTGGTCAATCCGGGGGCGCTGACCTCCTGGGGCGGCGTGCCGTGGTATCTGTTCGCGACGATCGCCGCGTTCGGACTGCTCAACATCCTGCCGTTCCTGCGGCTGATCGAGGCGGTGAACGCGCACATGCGGACCGCGCGGGCGCTCAACAACTTCCGCCTGCTCTACGTGGTCCAGCTCAAGGACCACTTCTCGGCCCTCGGCTGGACCCCCAACCTGCCGGTGGACCCCCGCTACCCCGAGACCTACGCGCCGCTCGCCTGGCCGGGGATCAACGTGATGATGCTGGCCCTGGTCAACAGCTCCTACATCGCCGTCGGTGTGCTCGGCCTGGTCAGGATCGAACCCAACGCGGCCCTGCTCCTGGTGGTCATCGGGCTGCTCTCCCTGCTGCACTATTTCGTCTACTACGTCCGCGCCAACGTCTCCCGGCAGCGCAGACTCCCACACAACCCCTTCCATTTCCCCAACGTGGAGACCTGAATGCCCGACCTCCTCAGATTCGCGTCTTGTGGGGAGACGTGGATCTGGCTGATGCGACACGTGCAGGACAGCGGCAGGCCCGCCGAGGACGACCGGGGCCCGATCATCGAAGCCCAGGCGGTGCTGTTCGAGATCGCCAGGCTCGGCTGGGACGATCCGATCCTGGAGTCCTACGGCGACTCGGGGAAGATCCCGCTGTACGCCGGCAAGTTCAGCGAGTGCGCGGTCCTGCCGCCCTTCAAATACAGCTACGGCGGCCGGCTCCGCCAGCTCCTCGGCGTCGACCAGCTCCGCTGGGTCGCCGACGTGCTGCGCGCCAAGCCGTACACCAAGAGCGGCTGGATCTCCCTCACCGTCCCGGGCGAGTCTCCCGACGCGGTGCCCTGCCTGACCAGCCTGGCCTTCCGGCTCCGCGACGGGCGGCTGGTGATGACCGCCGCCTTCCGGTCGCAGAACGTGTTCACCTCCTACCTGAACTATGTGCCGCTGCGTAGTATTCAGAACGAGGTCGCCGGCGATCTCGGGGTGGACTGTGGGTCAATGAGGGTCTTCGTCGACGTTCCGCACATCTACGCCGCGGACGCGGCGACGGTCGGGGAGATCCTCCGGCTGTCGGAGCGCGATGGGCTCGGCGAGGGAGAGTCGACACCAGGTGCTGCTGGTCGACTTGGACGGGACTGTGGTCGACTACGCCCAAACGGAGCGCGGCGCGCTTCATGAGGTGCACCACCGCTTCTTCCAGATGGGCCGCGCCGAGTTCCTGGCGCGCTTCCACGCCGCCAACGAGCCGCTCTGGGCGGCCTACCGCGAGCACCGGATCACCCTGGCCGAGCTGCGGCTGGAACGCTGGGCCAGGATGGGCGCCCTCCCCTCGGTCGCGGCCGCGTTCGAAGACGCGCTCGGCCGGAACGTGACCCTGTTCCCGGAGGCCAGAGCCGCTCTGCGGCGGCTGTCCCGGCGGTTCAGGCTGGCCCTGGTGACCGACGGCATCGCCCATGTCCAGCGGGCCAAGCTCCGCCGCACCCGGATCGGCGGGTTCTTCGAGCACGTGGTGATCGCCCCCGAGGTGGGCCTGCGCAAGCCCGACGGAGAGCTGCTCCACCACACCCTGGACCTGCTGGAGGCCAAGGCCGGTGACGCGCTCATGGTCGGCGACTCGCCGGCGAGCGACGGCGGCTGCGCGCAGGCCGCCGGGGTGGACTTCTGCTGGGTGAACCGCACCCAGGCGCCGCCCACCCCCGGCATCCCCGTCCACCGGACCGTCACCTGCCTCGGCACCGTCTAGCGCCTTCCACCGGAGAGCGGGGACCAGGCCGTGGGAGCCGTGGAAAGGCGGAGGAGCCGACCGCAGGGAGGTGAAAGGAGCGGCAGGGAGGTGAAGGCCCCCCGGGGAGGCGGAGGAGCCGACCGCGGGAAGGCCGGCCTACGGGGAGAACAGCGCTTCGGCGCCCACC
Coding sequences:
- a CDS encoding HAD-IA family hydrolase, coding for MLLVDLDGTVVDYAQTERGALHEVHHRFFQMGRAEFLARFHAANEPLWAAYREHRITLAELRLERWARMGALPSVAAAFEDALGRNVTLFPEARAALRRLSRRFRLALVTDGIAHVQRAKLRRTRIGGFFEHVVIAPEVGLRKPDGELLHHTLDLLEAKAGDALMVGDSPASDGGCAQAAGVDFCWVNRTQAPPTPGIPVHRTVTCLGTV